In Lytechinus pictus isolate F3 Inbred chromosome 13, Lp3.0, whole genome shotgun sequence, the DNA window GAAGATAAAATTGAACCATTATCAATTCAGATTTATAAGTGACATTAAGGGCAGTGAGCACCACAATGGTTGCTTTCAAGTTACTCGTCATTTCTGCGATTTGGGGTGCCATTGCAGCCTGGTCCGGTTATCGAGCAGCAGCTCTTTCCTATACACATGAGAGGGGATGGGAATCATTATGGTTTGGTAAGTGGTAGCCGTCTAATAAGGATTCTTATAAAAGGAAATGATACCTCAACAAAATAGCTACCGTTGGTAAAGGTGGAGGTACAATGTGATAATCATTTACCAGCGTGCGTATGCATGTTTCAATATGTACGGGTGATatgaccggtgtgttggctcagttggtagagcgtccgtctcacagccgggaggtcgggggttcaaaccccggccgcgtcagaccaaaagatgttaaaagatgggagttgctgctaccctgtttggcgttcaacaattaaagggatataatagagcctcgtcgatctggcgctgcacagcggctgccgggccgaagatcaattgggcaaaacaatTTTTCGGAGTGTTTCATTTCtggtgtctatttcgaacataaaaaaatatggattaCGATAAGTTAGACATTATTACCCTTCTATTCGAATAAAACATAAGCACAACACTCGTGCCTGGTAGAATGAATGGTAATCTAGAAATAAAGTGGCGATGGGGCAACCGGTGAGCTGGTGCTGGGAACGATTTTGTAAAGGGCGTGCTATGTTTTGTTCAGGTGTAGCCGTCggttaaaaaaaacaagcaagcccccccccccaaaaaaaaaaaaaaaaaaaaaacacacaaatggTTGCTGCTCCCAAATCTCTGTCATTTGGGAGCAATCACCAGCAATGCGCACCGCCCACTGAAAAATCTTGGGAGGATGCTGAAACACCAccggcaccccccccccccccccccgcttcccagggacTGGCCAGGGGGCTAGCTGACAACTCTAACCATACATGGCTATAGTTCCCTGGGACAACTTGTCATTTTGTAGAGTGTACGAGCTCTCGGTTGCCCTCTTTGATTTACTTTAAACCATTCGgtagtttcatttttttggaCGGCCGGGCTTTTATGGTTTCGAATAGCTTATATGGGTTCCATTTATACATATCGTGGATtctctaaaatacatcttcctGAAATATGGTGTCAATCTCTAGAATGCATTGCGTCAACAACTTTCTGCCTATTGCCTAGTGTGCTAAAGCAAGAACCCAGTTCTGGCCCCTGGGAGCGTTATGCAAGACTGGTGACCATTTTTTGAGCTAAATAATATACCATACGTCTGTATGTGGCGGACTTATGGCACCTAGTAAAAACGTGTCCCAGTCTTGCATCAAGTCTTTCGTAAGTTTGTGGACAACTTTGTGAAAGACCCGAAAGCGTGAATTCTGTAAGACTCCTTGAAAGCGGAGGAGTTATTGTAGGTTAATCTGAACAATGGCATTCACAATAGATTTCCCAGGGATTTGGCCCCCGACGTGCGGATTCGCCTTCTTTTGTGTTGTACAAGCTATGATTATTGCTGTGCAAAATTGTTTACTACTCCAAAGTCACTGAAAATGCCTACATATTTGCGAAAAATATTCCTGCCtagaaaaatagcaaaaatcGTCAGGTATAGGTTGTGAATATACCGCATTAACACCATCGAAACAGAGAGGACACGACATTTGCTggggcgacaattgctccgagcTTCATTTGTCTAAGATATAAGGTTCGGGTTgaaatagggttttatgttcggtttaggatagggtatagtgttaaaggGGAAGGTCATCCTGAAGataagtttgttgtaaaaataatagtaaaaacaaatattggtgaaagtttgagggaaatctgttaaagattaagaaagttattagaattctaagtttttgatttgtgacgtcataaacgagcagctgtccccaaaatgcataaatttcattttttttttatattcatgatagggtgtgaaattatttgtcttTTGTTATTCAAAAGGtgtaataaaaaccatttttaattttctgagaaaataacatttcattgaTCTTACCATTCGCTGTGAATGCTGCGACAATaggacgtcacaaataaaataattattataattataataacttttagTATTTTGacggatttttctcaaaccttcggcaaccttttttattattttttttctgctatgtTTCAATAAAcgttttgtcagggtgaacctTTAAATCCAGGATTGAattccattaatgtgtggaatttgcagTTTTCGCTGGAGCAAACGCAAACGTCATGAAACCCAAAAAGAATCCAAATCGGTCGATGCTACGCCATGTGAAATAATGAAAGGAATGCTAAAGGGGAAGAGTCCGTTTCTCCGAAACGGTTGTAGAGCAGAAATGCATgggccaaataatgaaaattataatatagcATTTAGAGTGCATCATTCTTCAGAGGGGCAGAGGAAATaatcacaggggggggggggggcttatttcGAAAGTAATGAAAATATGGCCTACTGCCCGTATTCTATTaaaagtcaggtttaatttagaccatggtctaactctgtgctaaaattatggtaagccaaatatgtcaaaattatgtttacatcGTATGCTGCTCATATCTACAGTGCTTTTTCAAATTCTTTatggtgaagacaactatcTTATTCATGCTTCCCAGAAAATTAAGAGTTATTTGAGACTAAAATGagttaataacaataataataacgttttacttatccagggtagccacttcaatcaAAAGACTGCTCTTACAGcaggccctgcataacataatatgttattattacccttcttcagtctaaatgctgagcgccaagCAAGAAGTCAGAATATCCCATCTttgtaagtctttggtatgaacccacgacctcccgttcatgaggcagacgctctaccactgagccaccatgcccggtTATATTCAACctctacaactttaaaccagagtctAAATTAAACCTAACTTTAGAATACGGGCAAATGTCTTAAAGTTGGCTTTGAATGACTTTAAAGACTTGGCATTGTGTGTTGTTAAAAGAGGTGTCACCCCGGTTCCCTAAGATCTTAAATTCCTAGTGGGTACTTTGCCATACacaacataataataatgattgtgCAACACATAACTATATATTTCCTAATTGAAAAACGCGTTAGTATAAAAGCAACAAAAATCCCTGAGAACATGtataattgttttcacaatttcaaattaaaacaaaagaatcaataacttttttattatcaGATTATGCCACATGCGTTTTGCGCagaaaaagaatatattttactttatttatttacatagaGTCaactattttcagcccggagtatgaTCGGTGTCAAGTATTGACAGCATTTTaaaagagagagatatatatatactacaACATCTGCTTGTCATGCTTGTCGTATTCTCATAAGAACCCCCAgtaaaaatcgttcccagggcatGCAACAATccatacataataataataataatatatgtgatttgtaatgcgccaaaaccactctgcagagtgcccaaggcgcagtgaaagaaagagaaaaagttcaaatataatagtaatagaTTCAGGAACAATTAAGGGTAGGAAGCATTGAATAGACATAGTAAGGATTAAATTAGGGGGACTACTGCTTACTTTTAGTAGACACAAAACATATCAGAGATTTCATATCTGATCAAAGGCAACAATCAAAGGGTATATAGACAGCATCGTTTCGAAAATACATCAACCTAATATGGAAACATTATTTATTCCCCAACCTCTCCTTCTCGAATGCTATACTTATACCTACTAATCTATCTTAATCCAATACTTTGAGGGATCCCCATTTAAGAAGACATGCTTTTCAGCGGATCCCTCTATTTCctcaacttttattttattaaaaagatgaaataaaaatagcaTTGCAGATGTTTAATCGATATTGTTCTAAATTTAGTTTTACCCTCATAGTATATATCATGaatatatgataatcattaatgtTTATAGCTTACGGTAAAAAGTTATCTATTTCCTTTGCATACTATTATTGCGTACATGGTATATACctttgtattgatttgtatggttattatatcatatttgtGTAACATATTGAGTCGCAATGAAAGAAAGTAAACCTGAAACTTCCAGAGACGAAATTTATTTCATCACaagaaggagtaaacaaaaatcaaactcTTTCACCAGTAAATTTAAAGCGTGAAGAAATAACTTCATTCCCATTTGATCAAAGGATGTTCGGTTGTTTACCTCACTTAGAATTAGTGTTAGGCTGCTCATcgaatgcatacattttttaatgattttgtcaGTCAAATGGCAAATCATGCAAATGGGTTGGGAGAAATGAATACTTGTTGCCTTCTAAAACATAAATGGTAAAATTGTAAGCTGTAAATTGTTGATTTCATTGACATGTATCTCAACCTTGACATGGAATGGCTTTCAAAGAACCTGGAAAGCAATTGCGATCTTTTACCACTAATTCAGTCTATTCTTAACTATTCtaaaatttaattttatattGGTTCTCATTGTCCAGGATTCCTTGCTGTTGCTACATGCTGCATCTCTATCCTGTTCTTGTGGATACTGACACTTCGTCCATCTCCTCAGCAGGGAGTTCTGTCGGTCCTGCGCCAAGTATACTATGCTGGTACTTCTTACATCAGAGGAAAGTATCACCTCTGGCAAATTAAGGCAGCATGGGAGAACCCTCACTATGCTCAGGAACAGTTTCTGTTAAGAACTCTCAAGGAGAATGGGGACACCGACTACGGAAGGAAGTTCAAGCTCAAGAACTTCCGGAGCGTAGAAGAGTTCTGCAAACATCATCCGTTGACGGCCTACGAAGATTACAAACCCTATGTCGAGCGTGTGATGACTGGAGAGCGTGATGTTATGACCGATGTGTTTCCAAGGGCATTTAACAGAACATCCGGTACGACAGGTCCTTCGAAGTATTTCCCACAGAAAAATCACAGGTATAGCATTACAAGGATGTTAGATATCACCTATACTAATCTATACAATCTCTGTCCACGTCTGAGGTTACTTCAAAAGAAGTTATTTCACTACGTCCAGCCAGAAATACAAATAACTGAAGGTGGGGGAAGCATGATCACGATCGCTGTGTCAGTTTACGAGGAAGATGGTCTCATAGACGCCTGCCATACCACGCCGCCAATGGGATTTTGCATCCAATCCATGAAAGAGGCAAATTATGTCCATGTTCTTTTTGCTCTCCTGGACCCAAACCTGGGTGTGATCGGTAGCGTGTTTTTAGGTTCAATCGACGCAATGATGAAACAGCTGGAGAATTGCTGGAAAGACATCATCTATGATATAGAGCATGGAACAATCAATGTGAAAATGAGGTTCAACGATGTTCGCATCAGGTCAGCATTAGAAAAGGCTCTTGGTAATGGTCAGCCGGAGAGGGCGGGCGAGCTTCGACGTCagttcatgaaaggatttgatgGTATCATGAGGAGGGTATGGCCGAGCCTAGAGACGTTATTTGCCATAGATAACACTGGAATTTGGCCgcttttcaaagcaaaatatgcTGAAGGTTCgtaaatcaaattaaacaatAGCATAAATCCGTATTGATAATTTGGCTAATATGATTCTGACTTAATTACGCCCTTTAGATGCCTTCTATCCCCTGCAAATGTGAGTTTCGCAGAAAAAGTTACATGTTTAGAATACCACATGTTGCAATCACCCTGttccacaaaaaaataatagcaataatagtAAATAGTGCCGCCATGATCCCGTGTGCCTGGCGTGTGCCTGGAAATTCGGGAATACAAAGTTGTATATCATTCTAGAGTAGGCATGTTTCACAAGACTACAAATACCGAGATAATGATGTTGCATCCATTTATTGCTGTTC includes these proteins:
- the LOC129274891 gene encoding uncharacterized protein LOC129274891 → MVAFKLLVISAIWGAIAAWSGYRAAALSYTHERGWESLWFGFLAVATCCISILFLWILTLRPSPQQGVLSVLRQVYYAGTSYIRGKYHLWQIKAAWENPHYAQEQFLLRTLKENGDTDYGRKFKLKNFRSVEEFCKHHPLTAYEDYKPYVERVMTGERDVMTDVFPRAFNRTSGTTGPSKYFPQKNHRYSITRMLDITYTNLYNLCPRLRLLQKKLFHYVQPEIQITEGGGSMITIAVSVYEEDGLIDACHTTPPMGFCIQSMKEANYVHVLFALLDPNLGVIGSVFLGSIDAMMKQLENCWKDIIYDIEHGTINVKMRFNDVRIRSALEKALGNGQPERAGELRRQFMKGFDGIMRRVWPSLETLFAIDNTGIWPLFKAKYAEGITFVNYAYGNSEGMYLACSPWYYEDNRSMILFPNFAFYEFIRLEDSKESQPETLLIDELEVGQEYEIVLTQDSGIYRYRIGDVVRITGYYYNCPTFEFMYRMGLILNLRYEKMNQVVLKEGLRSAVGQLNGVILIDYAVAESTLIPKSSPAFEESEDMPYYVMFLELSMGGNRSKNDQAEFTNVDEIRALVDEELRARNSDYQELRRGGSISHPRVFIVKAGTFDDLKQYVVKNTTTSANQYKVPRRIHNVDALNFMYGHAIKIVPVQ